The Belonocnema kinseyi isolate 2016_QV_RU_SX_M_011 chromosome 10, B_treatae_v1, whole genome shotgun sequence genome has a window encoding:
- the LOC117181822 gene encoding protein drumstick isoform X2, producing MFAIMPMETEGHGREFGRRQKMRAKCTVEFVCKYCQRRFTKPYNLMIHERSHKDDVTFSCEVCGKSFKRQDNLKQHRCGWR from the exons ATGTTCGCGATAATGCCGATGGAGACAGAGGGGCACGGCAGGGAGTTCGGCCGGCGGCAGAAGATGCGAGCCAAGTGCACTGTCGAGTTCGTCTGCAAGTACTGCCAGCGACGCTTTACCAAACCCTACAACCTGATGATCCACGAGCGCAGTCACAAGGACGACGTGACCTTCTCCTGCGAGGTCTGCGGCAAGTCCTTCAAGCGGCAGGACAACCTCAAACAACACAG ATGTGGGTGGCGGTGA
- the LOC117181822 gene encoding protein drumstick isoform X1: MFAIMPMETEGHGREFGRRQKMRAKCTVEFVCKYCQRRFTKPYNLMIHERSHKDDVTFSCEVCGKSFKRQDNLKQHRSIHSVPYKGSNGYSNGYSNGYSRY; the protein is encoded by the exons ATGTTCGCGATAATGCCGATGGAGACAGAGGGGCACGGCAGGGAGTTCGGCCGGCGGCAGAAGATGCGAGCCAAGTGCACTGTCGAGTTCGTCTGCAAGTACTGCCAGCGACGCTTTACCAAACCCTACAACCTGATGATCCACGAGCGCAGTCACAAGGACGACGTGACCTTCTCCTGCGAGGTCTGCGGCAAGTCCTTCAAGCGGCAGGACAACCTCAAACAACACAG GAGCATACACTCCGTTCCCTACAAGGGCTCCAACGGCTACTCAAATGGCTATTCGAATGGCTACTCTAGGTACTAG